The following proteins are co-located in the Montipora capricornis isolate CH-2021 unplaced genomic scaffold, ASM3666992v2 scaffold_38, whole genome shotgun sequence genome:
- the LOC138035402 gene encoding uncharacterized protein — translation MVFIQQIVAEKKALVWYLRTYSKLSFRKIAEECGISKSSAHRIYSNEFGNGRKTRILSDKRQGRPRNYNPKSGAASNRARAWRKREEGLKVTAKGCKDLAGGRRLHVLVAIAYGKGVILKVPYQKMTGEFFATFIREHFNMTFANAGPKADGRRLFVMDNDPSQTSRVAKVALEEIEGSFHEIPPRSPDLNPIENIFHLVKRYLDQEAISRNITRESFDEFNLRVLEAFRNIPLETIDKTISSMNTRITAIVASKGERTKY, via the exons ATGGTCTTCATCCAACAAATCGTAGCAGAGAAAAAGGCTTTGGTGTGGTACCTGAGAACATACAGTAAattgtctttccgaaaaatcgctgAGGAATGTGGAATATCAAAGTCGTCTGCGCACCGAATTTACAGTAATGAGTTTGGAAATGGCCGTAAGACAAGGATACTAAGTGACAAGAGGCAGGGAAGACCACGAAAT TATAACCCGAAAAGTGGTGCGGCCTCAAACAGAGCCAGGGCGTGGCGAAAACGAGAGGAAGGGCTTAAAGTTACAGCCAAAGGATGTAAAGATTTAGCGGGTGGACGGCGTCTGCATGTTCTCGTGGCCATAGCATACGGAAAAggagtgatcttgaaagtaccctaccagaaaatgacaggtgaattttttgcgacatttattcgagaacatttcaacatgacTTTTGCAAACGCTGGTCCAAAAGCAGATGGTCgacgtttatttgttatggaCAACGACCCCTCACAAACCAGTCGTGTTGCGAAAGTCGCCCTTGAAGAAATTGAGGGAAGCTTTCATGAAATCCCACCGAGGTCACCAGATCTGAATCCTATAGAGAATATTTTCCATCTTGTTAAGCGCTACTTAGATCAGGAGGCAATATCCAGGAACATTACAAGGgaatcctttgatgaatttaacCTTCGAGTTTTGGAAGCATTTCGGAATATTCCCCTTGAaactatagataaaactatctcGAGTATGAACACAAGGATTACAGCCATTGTCGCTTCCAAGGGCGAAAGGACAAAATATTAA